A genomic region of uncultured Roseibium sp. contains the following coding sequences:
- a CDS encoding type I secretion system permease/ATPase — translation MDGTDKTIHFEVSDAADEKHDSDAATTDATEAASNGLLEALIRIARFHGIVANRAELLRGLPASPAGLSVRHLEAAAQRLGLHVRVDQMEAKSVPTVTLPVIVLTDKLPALVVERIDRHEGTARAWSEAFPEEERTLRLADLSGPKHPVVVFVSVKPRNALRDDLADTPKDWFWSAVRRFWPSYTQVVIAALIGNLLGLASPLFIMNVYDRVIPNLAIPTLWVLTLGVLIAFLFDFIFKMLRMKIVDETGRRVDMAVAGRMFDHFLRLKMIARPPSTGGVANQVRDLDSVRDALTSSTVIAATDFLFIGIFVWVMWLLVGPLAFVPALAVPVVIAVTGLVQFPLSRALAESQQDAARRQSILVETVSSLETIKVSGGESWFRRSWDRAVAAASRSTTTARYWANVASSFTGVVFQLVSITIVVWGVFLVLDGLITIGALIAANILAGRVLAPLNNIAQTLARLLHARSALRSLDGLMKSETESGYTARDVSGFEKTGIAFQSVSLHYPGNSVPALENISFAAEPGEKIGVIGRVGSGKSSLVRILAGLYEPDAGTYLLGGIDTRQFSAADLRSMVGLCLQDADLFTGTLKENILIGAPYASAAALERAVDLAGVNFFAARHPDGLDMHIEERGRSLSGGQRQAVALARCLIRSPRIICLDEPTAYLDIMSERQLCERLRQIADDGITLFVATHRDGPLDLVDRILLLDKGKLLMDGAKDVVVARLKAGAKAGYGTQASGSGGGHAPG, via the coding sequence GTGGACGGAACTGACAAAACGATCCACTTTGAAGTGTCCGATGCCGCGGACGAAAAACATGACAGCGACGCCGCAACCACGGACGCTACAGAAGCCGCATCAAACGGACTTCTGGAAGCGCTGATCCGGATTGCACGTTTTCACGGAATTGTCGCCAACAGGGCAGAACTGTTGCGTGGGCTTCCGGCTTCTCCGGCCGGTCTTTCCGTCAGGCATCTCGAGGCGGCGGCGCAGCGGCTCGGCCTGCACGTGCGGGTTGATCAAATGGAGGCGAAGTCCGTCCCGACCGTCACGCTTCCCGTTATCGTCCTGACGGACAAATTGCCTGCGCTCGTGGTTGAAAGGATCGACCGTCACGAGGGGACCGCCCGGGCGTGGTCCGAAGCGTTCCCGGAAGAGGAAAGAACGCTACGGCTTGCCGACCTTTCCGGGCCGAAGCACCCGGTTGTGGTGTTTGTCAGCGTCAAGCCGCGAAACGCCCTCCGGGACGACCTTGCCGATACACCGAAAGACTGGTTCTGGTCCGCCGTGCGCCGGTTCTGGCCGAGCTACACGCAAGTGGTGATCGCCGCCCTGATCGGCAATCTGCTCGGGCTCGCCAGTCCGCTCTTCATCATGAACGTTTACGACCGGGTGATCCCCAACCTGGCCATTCCGACGCTCTGGGTACTGACGCTGGGAGTGCTCATCGCGTTTCTGTTCGATTTCATCTTCAAGATGCTGCGCATGAAGATCGTCGATGAAACCGGGCGACGGGTCGACATGGCCGTCGCGGGACGCATGTTCGACCATTTTCTCCGGTTGAAGATGATCGCACGGCCACCATCAACCGGCGGGGTTGCGAACCAGGTTCGCGATCTTGATTCTGTTCGCGATGCCCTGACTTCCTCCACCGTGATCGCTGCAACCGATTTCCTGTTCATCGGCATTTTCGTCTGGGTCATGTGGCTTCTGGTCGGACCGCTTGCCTTCGTGCCCGCGCTCGCGGTGCCAGTCGTCATCGCGGTTACGGGCCTTGTCCAGTTTCCCCTCTCGCGGGCGCTCGCAGAGAGCCAGCAGGATGCGGCGCGCCGGCAATCCATTCTGGTCGAGACGGTTTCCTCGCTCGAGACGATCAAGGTCAGCGGTGGGGAGAGCTGGTTCCGGCGTTCATGGGACCGTGCCGTTGCCGCCGCCAGCCGGTCGACGACGACGGCCCGGTACTGGGCCAATGTCGCCTCCTCGTTCACGGGCGTCGTGTTTCAGCTCGTGTCGATCACCATCGTCGTCTGGGGCGTGTTTCTTGTCCTCGATGGCCTGATCACGATCGGTGCACTGATCGCGGCCAACATTCTTGCGGGCCGGGTGCTCGCCCCCTTGAACAATATCGCGCAGACGCTGGCCCGCCTTCTGCACGCACGTAGCGCTCTGAGAAGCCTGGACGGGCTCATGAAGAGCGAAACCGAGAGCGGCTACACCGCCCGCGACGTCTCCGGGTTCGAAAAGACCGGGATCGCCTTCCAGAGCGTGTCGCTGCACTATCCCGGGAACTCGGTTCCGGCGCTTGAGAACATCAGCTTCGCCGCCGAACCGGGGGAAAAGATCGGCGTGATCGGACGGGTGGGATCCGGCAAGAGTTCGCTCGTGCGCATCCTGGCCGGTCTTTATGAGCCGGATGCAGGAACCTATCTCCTCGGCGGCATCGACACGCGGCAATTCTCGGCAGCCGATCTCAGGTCGATGGTCGGGCTGTGCCTGCAGGACGCTGACCTTTTTACCGGCACGCTCAAAGAGAACATCCTGATCGGCGCTCCCTATGCGTCAGCAGCCGCGCTTGAACGTGCGGTTGATCTTGCCGGGGTCAATTTCTTCGCCGCGCGCCACCCGGACGGTCTCGACATGCATATCGAGGAACGGGGGCGCAGCCTGTCGGGCGGGCAAAGGCAGGCGGTCGCGCTGGCGCGGTGCCTTATCAGGTCGCCGCGGATCATCTGCCTGGATGAGCCCACGGCCTATCTCGACATCATGTCGGAGAGACAGCTTTGCGAACGCCTTCGGCAGATCGCGGATGACGGCATTACGCTCTTCGTGGCCACCCATCGCGACGGACCATTGGACCTTGTCGACCGCATTCTTTTGCTGGACAAGGGCAAGCTGTTGATGGACGGCGCAAAGGATGTCGTCGTCGCGCGGCTCAAGGCAGGCGCGAAGGCCGGTTACGGGACACAGGCATCCGGTTCGGGGGGCGGCCATGCCCCAGGTTGA
- a CDS encoding fumarylacetoacetate hydrolase family protein, producing MKLLRYGPAGQEKPGLLDDDGHVRDLSAHVTDISGDSLLPEKVAQLKGLDPSSLPVVPGQAQKDLRLGPCVGSVGKFICIGLNYADHAAESGLDVPPEPVVFGKWTSAIVGPDDDVEIPRGSEKTDWEVELGVVIGKGGKYIEEADALKHVAGFCVINDVSERDFQLNRAGTWDKGKGSDTFGPLGPWLVTPDEVGDFDQLAMWLEVDGHRYQNGSTSTMVYKVPHLISYCSRFMSLKPGDVISTGTPPGVGMGQKPPVYLKGGEVMRLGIEKLGTQTQNVKNA from the coding sequence ATGAAATTGCTGCGTTACGGCCCGGCAGGGCAAGAAAAACCCGGATTGCTCGATGACGATGGGCATGTGCGCGATCTTTCCGCACATGTGACCGATATTTCCGGAGACAGCCTGCTGCCGGAAAAGGTGGCGCAGCTGAAAGGCCTCGATCCAAGCAGCCTTCCCGTTGTGCCGGGGCAGGCCCAGAAGGATCTCAGGCTGGGACCGTGTGTCGGCAGCGTCGGCAAGTTCATTTGCATCGGCCTGAACTATGCCGACCATGCAGCTGAATCGGGACTGGATGTACCGCCTGAACCCGTGGTTTTCGGAAAGTGGACTTCCGCCATTGTCGGGCCCGACGATGATGTGGAAATTCCGCGCGGCTCGGAAAAGACGGACTGGGAAGTCGAACTCGGTGTCGTGATCGGCAAGGGCGGCAAATACATCGAGGAAGCAGACGCCTTGAAGCATGTTGCCGGTTTCTGCGTCATCAACGATGTGTCGGAACGCGACTTCCAGCTGAACCGGGCAGGGACCTGGGACAAGGGCAAGGGCAGCGACACTTTCGGACCGCTCGGACCCTGGCTGGTGACGCCGGACGAAGTCGGGGATTTCGATCAGCTTGCCATGTGGCTCGAGGTTGACGGCCACCGGTATCAGAACGGCTCGACATCAACCATGGTGTACAAGGTCCCGCATTTGATCAGCTATTGCAGCCGCTTCATGAGCCTGAAGCCGGGCGACGTGATCTCGACCGGAACGCCTCCGGGTGTCGGCATGGGTCAGAAGCCGCCTGTCTATCTGAAGGGCGGCGAGGTGATGCGCCTCGGTATCGAGAAACTCGGCACTCAGACACAGAACGTGAAGAACGCCTGA
- a CDS encoding adenylate/guanylate cyclase domain-containing protein — protein MKQLIRKLNSVFGVARLSAFVLLIVLLGVRLLDPFVVELVRLKTFDFYQVLKPRVYEDVPVTIVDIDEESLAQLGQWPWARTTMADILNNIAQAGGIAVAFDVVFAEPDRLSPDQYGKTIRGLSEAALGELASLPSTDKAMSDAMRRVRVVVGQAGGVDFITADRPEQPQTPVALLGPDPTAFMFEYPKLLRNIPLLEDAAIGKGLFSIYPDPDGIVRRAALTMVVEGKVHPALSVELLRVATGQNAFAVKSNEAGISAVVVGGVEVPTDRNGRIWVHYTPSSPQRFVSAADIANGTFDASRIRNHLILFGTSATGLLDLKATPVNPAMPGVEVHAQILENILSQSFLTRPNYALGAELVAATVLSLLTLLLVPILGALPVLVFGFVLAASWAAGSWYFFSSEQLLLDAGYPLFASLSVYILLVFINYRREEIQRQEIRSAFSQYLAPDYVEQIARNPENLTLGGARRRTTVLFSDVRNFTNISESFASNPQGLTSLMNRFLTPLSNGIMEKRGTIDKYMGDAIMAFWNAPLDDDSQEIHACEAALVMVNRMRALNEERMREAQSDGLEFFPLNIGVGINTGDCVVGNMGSEFRFDYSVLGDSVNLASRLEGQTKAYGVTILIGNSTAERVSDLFALVEADLIRVKGKQEPERIFCLLGDVDMALSRTFAAGKASFEDMLRHYRSQDWDTALARCLEISQTECGDLAKLAATFRARIENFKKAPPPANWDGVYVAETK, from the coding sequence ATGAAACAACTGATCCGAAAACTGAATTCCGTTTTCGGCGTTGCGCGCCTCTCGGCATTTGTGTTGCTCATCGTCTTGCTCGGGGTGCGTCTTCTCGACCCGTTCGTCGTGGAACTCGTGCGCCTCAAGACTTTCGATTTCTATCAGGTCCTGAAACCGCGTGTGTATGAGGACGTTCCCGTCACGATTGTTGACATTGACGAGGAAAGTCTCGCGCAACTCGGACAATGGCCCTGGGCGCGCACAACAATGGCTGACATCCTGAACAACATCGCGCAGGCAGGCGGTATCGCGGTCGCCTTCGACGTTGTCTTTGCGGAGCCCGATCGGCTCTCTCCGGATCAGTATGGCAAGACCATTCGCGGCCTGAGCGAGGCGGCGCTTGGGGAACTGGCTTCCCTGCCGTCCACGGACAAGGCAATGAGCGACGCCATGCGCCGGGTGCGCGTGGTTGTCGGCCAGGCCGGCGGCGTCGATTTCATAACGGCGGACCGGCCGGAACAGCCGCAAACACCGGTTGCTCTCCTCGGACCGGATCCCACGGCGTTCATGTTCGAATATCCGAAGCTGCTGAGAAACATTCCTCTCCTGGAAGACGCCGCGATCGGAAAGGGATTGTTTTCCATCTATCCCGATCCCGACGGCATCGTGCGGCGGGCAGCCCTGACAATGGTTGTCGAAGGCAAGGTCCACCCCGCTCTCAGCGTGGAATTGCTGCGCGTCGCAACCGGGCAAAATGCCTTCGCGGTGAAAAGCAACGAAGCCGGCATCAGCGCTGTCGTGGTCGGCGGTGTAGAGGTTCCGACTGACAGGAACGGACGGATCTGGGTTCACTACACCCCGTCCAGTCCGCAACGTTTCGTATCCGCCGCCGATATTGCCAACGGCACGTTCGACGCATCCAGGATCCGGAACCACCTGATCCTGTTCGGCACATCGGCAACCGGACTGCTGGACCTGAAGGCCACGCCGGTCAACCCAGCAATGCCTGGCGTCGAAGTGCATGCGCAGATCCTCGAGAACATTCTCAGCCAGTCCTTTCTGACGCGGCCGAACTACGCATTGGGCGCAGAACTTGTCGCGGCAACGGTCCTGTCGCTCCTGACGCTTCTGCTCGTGCCAATTCTCGGCGCCCTGCCGGTCCTCGTTTTCGGTTTTGTACTGGCGGCTAGCTGGGCCGCGGGCAGCTGGTACTTCTTTTCCAGTGAACAGCTGCTCCTGGACGCTGGCTATCCGCTGTTTGCAAGCCTGAGCGTCTATATCCTGCTCGTCTTCATCAACTATCGCAGGGAAGAGATACAGAGACAGGAAATCAGGTCGGCATTCTCGCAGTATCTTGCGCCGGACTATGTCGAACAGATCGCGAGGAATCCGGAGAACCTGACGCTGGGTGGCGCGAGGCGCCGGACCACCGTACTGTTTTCCGATGTGCGCAACTTCACCAACATCTCCGAGAGTTTCGCGTCGAACCCGCAGGGATTGACCAGCCTGATGAACCGCTTTCTGACACCGCTGTCCAACGGCATCATGGAAAAGCGCGGGACGATCGACAAATACATGGGCGACGCGATCATGGCGTTCTGGAACGCGCCGCTGGACGACGACAGTCAGGAAATCCACGCCTGCGAAGCAGCCCTGGTCATGGTCAATCGCATGCGCGCGCTCAACGAAGAACGTATGCGCGAAGCGCAATCGGACGGGCTGGAGTTCTTCCCGCTCAATATCGGCGTCGGGATCAACACCGGAGACTGCGTTGTCGGGAATATGGGCTCCGAGTTCCGCTTCGACTACTCTGTGCTGGGAGACTCCGTCAATCTCGCTTCAAGGCTCGAAGGACAGACCAAGGCGTACGGTGTCACGATCCTGATCGGAAACAGCACCGCAGAAAGGGTCAGCGATCTGTTCGCACTCGTCGAAGCCGATCTTATCCGTGTCAAGGGAAAGCAGGAACCGGAGCGCATTTTCTGCCTTCTGGGAGACGTCGATATGGCACTGAGCCGGACGTTTGCAGCCGGCAAGGCAAGCTTTGAAGACATGCTGCGCCACTACCGCAGCCAGGACTGGGACACCGCCCTGGCGCGGTGCCTTGAAATTTCGCAGACCGAATGCGGCGACCTGGCGAAGCTCGCAGCGACTTTCAGGGCAAGGATCGAGAACTTCAAAAAAGCGCCGCCCCCTGCAAACTGGGACGGCGTCTATGTTGCCGAGACAAAATAA
- a CDS encoding M10 family metallopeptidase C-terminal domain-containing protein, translating to MTSIPSPGITSTEAEKGAVLDAANGLPRIADAALLFRGDYARQGPDLVIQHGDHGTLTILNYFTQEHLQDLETVEGAVLRGDTVGRLAGAQAPGQYAQAGAGGTGAPIGNVQSADGSVSALRTDGTTVTLSSGDAVFQGDVVETAGNSSLVIVFLDETLFTLSADARMVLDELVYSPGGSGNSMVLNLVQGSFVFVTGQVAPTGDMRIETPTATMGIRGTTPIVDISTLDGATRFALALDPGGQLGFYQLFDKVTGQLIGTVNTTDSTFLVTAPGTAPIITPRTQSEFAAAEGQLQQAYGAYGAAGLGQQNPNDTGPDGSQAPGGPGSTDSGANELNGGPVPELSDPDLSPLGDGSSGLSNDGPSGIGDRDRSGPALRDSSPPSNNLQQPIDDSSAPQVEDNSLALILPPNLMTQEDQPFVFSGLNIAIPGDDIATVTIVARSTVTLAQISGLTFLQGDGTDDEVVTFSGREADINAAIATITYTPTPNSETGGLDLTVAVGQQSVDAELPIFIAPVADTPLVFDINLTVAANGSITAPFVGYDPDEGDTISLFSLSKPSIGLLDVSEDGTFTFDTNGAFDDLSANAKQEISFDYTAVDSTGLISENPATVTITIQGVNDAPVAENFELVSNAMPNSGFEDGYAGWQPITGPQEGPNGEFIASGYTFSFDIDQSEALIPGDPHVADIRFSGMLDSFRDGPVFGTAFGPSLESDVFFAFAGDIVEFEYRIFAGQSISTDDAAVITADLINQSTGAIEAVFSERLPFGGTAEPQNLSLAIETPGDYTIRFNVGSFDETDGGIIGARLAIGTAGIVGSQVLAGGKTSYEAARFLENASDPDGDPIILASVSESSLFDASVTIENGKVIYDTGSAFDFLTKGQTITDSFQYTVTDGNGGFATAVASVVVTGTGLGSESAGLNFLPVTDQTGQSPEIQQALTGPIGNAVTLGNTLTVPTVTYAFPASNQTGSGLSAYTPAQQMAAVAALSVWADASGLTIARAADGEPATIRFLNSSEISFAETFETRTGSTIVTNAEAIGGDSFEPGAFAFQVMMHEVGHALGLEHTPETVSQLQSIMSSVTADRVGSDWWNEQGDWTYAQTPMVEDISAIQLAYGADKQTRDGDTTYGFNSSETGSIYDFTANDNPVLAIYDADGTDILDFSGWDTPAIMNLNPGALSSANGMTNNIGIALGTVIEKAIGGAGDDLLIGSDLAEELDGGAGLDTLIGGGGADTFILSHNDFADVIVDFESGEDRLDLSGLLEANFSSGALGDYVKVEQEGTDAVVSVDRDGSGGVSEFRDVAVLQSVDAGGIIDFVFSDDGAQTPDTIVS from the coding sequence GTGACTAGCATTCCGAGTCCCGGAATTACATCAACGGAAGCTGAAAAGGGCGCGGTCCTCGACGCGGCCAATGGCCTGCCTCGAATTGCTGATGCGGCGCTGTTGTTTCGCGGAGATTACGCAAGGCAGGGTCCGGATCTTGTGATCCAGCATGGTGATCACGGAACCCTGACAATCCTCAATTACTTCACACAAGAGCATCTGCAGGATCTTGAAACCGTTGAAGGAGCGGTTTTGAGGGGGGACACGGTCGGACGGTTGGCAGGGGCACAGGCACCTGGCCAATATGCACAGGCCGGCGCCGGAGGCACGGGCGCTCCGATCGGGAACGTTCAGTCTGCAGACGGATCGGTATCAGCACTGCGCACGGACGGAACGACGGTCACGCTCTCTTCGGGCGACGCGGTGTTTCAGGGCGATGTCGTCGAGACAGCCGGAAATTCCTCTCTCGTGATCGTGTTCCTCGACGAAACGCTCTTCACCCTGTCGGCGGACGCCCGTATGGTCCTCGATGAGCTTGTCTACTCACCGGGCGGGTCAGGCAACTCCATGGTATTGAACCTGGTTCAGGGCAGCTTCGTTTTCGTTACCGGCCAGGTCGCGCCCACCGGCGACATGCGTATCGAAACGCCGACGGCAACGATGGGCATTCGGGGAACGACACCCATCGTCGACATCAGCACGCTGGATGGAGCGACACGATTTGCGCTGGCGCTGGACCCGGGCGGCCAGCTCGGGTTCTATCAGCTGTTCGACAAGGTGACGGGACAACTGATCGGTACCGTGAACACGACCGATTCGACCTTTCTTGTCACCGCGCCCGGAACGGCCCCGATCATAACACCCAGGACGCAGTCCGAATTCGCCGCCGCCGAGGGACAATTGCAGCAGGCCTATGGCGCCTACGGTGCGGCAGGCCTCGGGCAGCAGAACCCCAATGACACAGGCCCGGACGGCTCCCAGGCCCCCGGTGGTCCTGGCAGCACCGATTCAGGCGCTAACGAACTGAACGGTGGTCCGGTGCCGGAACTGTCCGACCCGGACCTTTCTCCACTTGGTGACGGCAGTAGCGGCCTGAGCAATGACGGGCCAAGCGGTATCGGCGACCGTGATCGCTCCGGTCCCGCGCTGCGGGATTCGTCGCCCCCTTCAAACAATCTGCAGCAACCGATTGACGACAGCTCGGCACCTCAGGTTGAAGACAACAGCCTTGCGCTCATCCTGCCCCCTAACCTGATGACGCAAGAAGATCAGCCTTTCGTCTTCAGCGGACTGAATATTGCAATCCCCGGAGACGACATCGCCACCGTCACGATCGTGGCGAGATCGACCGTCACCCTGGCTCAGATATCCGGACTGACCTTCCTGCAGGGGGACGGCACCGACGACGAGGTGGTTACGTTCTCCGGTCGCGAAGCGGATATCAATGCCGCCATTGCAACCATAACCTACACGCCAACGCCGAACAGTGAGACAGGCGGCCTCGATCTGACCGTTGCTGTCGGCCAGCAATCCGTTGATGCGGAGCTGCCGATCTTCATTGCGCCGGTTGCGGATACGCCACTCGTCTTTGACATCAACCTGACGGTTGCGGCAAACGGCTCCATTACGGCACCTTTCGTTGGCTACGACCCGGATGAAGGCGACACAATTTCGCTTTTCAGCTTGTCCAAACCATCGATCGGCCTGCTTGATGTGTCTGAAGACGGGACATTCACATTCGACACCAACGGTGCGTTCGACGACCTCAGCGCAAACGCAAAGCAGGAGATCTCGTTCGACTACACCGCCGTGGACAGCACGGGGCTCATATCGGAAAACCCGGCGACGGTTACCATAACAATACAGGGTGTCAATGACGCTCCGGTCGCGGAAAATTTTGAGCTCGTCTCGAATGCCATGCCCAACAGTGGTTTCGAAGACGGCTACGCGGGCTGGCAGCCGATCACCGGTCCGCAGGAAGGTCCCAACGGCGAGTTTATCGCGTCCGGCTACACATTCTCGTTCGACATTGACCAGTCCGAAGCGCTTATCCCTGGCGACCCGCACGTTGCCGATATCCGCTTCTCCGGCATGCTTGATAGTTTCCGGGATGGACCGGTTTTCGGAACCGCATTCGGGCCGTCGCTGGAAAGCGACGTGTTCTTTGCGTTTGCAGGTGACATTGTCGAGTTCGAGTATCGCATTTTTGCAGGCCAGTCGATCAGCACTGACGATGCGGCGGTGATAACGGCAGACCTGATCAACCAGAGCACCGGTGCGATCGAAGCCGTGTTTTCCGAAAGGCTACCATTCGGGGGCACGGCAGAGCCACAAAACCTGAGCCTCGCGATCGAAACGCCGGGCGACTACACGATACGCTTCAATGTCGGCAGCTTCGATGAAACGGACGGCGGCATCATCGGCGCGAGGCTTGCGATTGGCACGGCCGGTATTGTGGGTTCACAGGTGCTTGCGGGCGGAAAAACCAGCTACGAAGCCGCGCGCTTTCTGGAAAATGCTTCAGATCCCGACGGCGACCCGATCATTTTGGCAAGTGTCTCAGAGAGCAGTCTGTTCGATGCCAGCGTGACGATTGAAAACGGCAAGGTCATATATGACACCGGCAGTGCCTTCGACTTTCTGACAAAAGGGCAAACGATCACGGACAGCTTTCAGTACACGGTCACTGACGGCAATGGCGGCTTTGCAACGGCCGTTGCATCCGTTGTCGTGACAGGTACCGGTTTAGGTTCCGAAAGTGCGGGGCTGAACTTCCTCCCCGTCACCGATCAGACGGGTCAAAGTCCTGAAATCCAGCAAGCCCTCACGGGTCCGATCGGGAATGCGGTCACGCTTGGAAATACGCTCACCGTGCCGACCGTAACCTATGCGTTCCCGGCGTCGAACCAGACCGGATCCGGATTATCGGCCTATACGCCCGCACAGCAGATGGCGGCGGTCGCCGCCTTGTCCGTTTGGGCCGATGCTTCGGGTTTGACAATCGCCCGGGCCGCTGATGGTGAGCCGGCTACAATTCGCTTCTTGAACTCGTCGGAAATTTCTTTTGCCGAGACATTCGAAACCCGGACAGGCAGTACGATCGTCACCAACGCGGAGGCAATCGGCGGGGACAGTTTCGAACCCGGCGCGTTCGCATTCCAGGTGATGATGCACGAGGTCGGGCACGCGCTTGGGCTCGAACATACTCCTGAGACGGTCTCCCAGCTTCAGAGCATCATGTCATCGGTAACGGCAGACCGCGTCGGCTCGGACTGGTGGAACGAACAGGGCGACTGGACCTATGCGCAAACGCCGATGGTGGAGGACATTTCCGCGATCCAGCTTGCATATGGTGCCGATAAGCAAACTCGCGACGGCGACACCACATACGGCTTCAACAGTTCCGAAACCGGCTCGATCTACGACTTCACAGCCAATGACAACCCGGTCCTTGCAATCTACGACGCGGACGGCACGGATATCCTGGACTTCTCCGGCTGGGATACACCTGCAATCATGAACCTGAACCCTGGCGCCCTGTCTTCCGCGAACGGCATGACGAACAATATCGGCATCGCACTTGGAACCGTGATCGAAAAGGCGATCGGCGGTGCCGGTGATGATCTTCTGATCGGCAGCGATCTGGCAGAGGAACTGGACGGCGGCGCCGGGCTTGATACCCTGATTGGCGGTGGCGGCGCTGACACCTTCATCCTGTCACACAATGACTTTGCAGATGTCATTGTCGATTTCGAAAGCGGTGAAGACAGGCTCGATCTGTCGGGCCTCCTGGAAGCGAACTTCAGTTCCGGGGCGCTCGGCGACTACGTGAAGGTTGAACAGGAAGGCACGGACGCAGTCGTCAGTGTCGATCGCGATGGTTCCGGCGGCGTGTCGGAATTCCGGGACGTTGCAGTGCTGCAATCAGTCGATGCGGGAGGAATTATTGATTTTGTCTTTTCCGATGACGGTGCCCAGACACCGGACACAATTGTTTCTTGA
- a CDS encoding TolC family outer membrane protein: MTLDEAISRAVTTNPQVLAAAANRRSVDSEYDQALGAYLPTVDVEASFGAQYIDRPNSLEVTDNREWRNAREATLIARQVFFDGFARANEIYRQSARIDGSAARVMERAELTGLDAAEAFLDVFRHHRILRAADDNIREHVRLLGIVRTKVQGGSATESELRQAEERVAAVHAVRADVLRELGAANARFQSVIGIAPPTLKAPRHPRSMPKSQANAIATARNNHPSLKAGSADVDAATADYDKSQSPFLPSLGVEGLASVGEDLDGTPGRNNEFAVRMTMSWNLFNGTIDTNRRRQLNEKVTESKMQLDHLRRSVDETVRRSWSDIIANDIRLKALRDQTVAAEAVIESYEKEYEAGLRDLLDLLIAQNSAFTARVQLISSETISVFSRYRLLASTGSLLAAVGVSAPLEGAPGSEEVPWFVGSRGLIEPLRKW; encoded by the coding sequence ATGACACTGGATGAAGCCATATCGCGCGCGGTAACCACGAATCCCCAGGTTCTTGCCGCTGCCGCCAACCGGCGCTCAGTCGATTCCGAGTATGACCAGGCGCTGGGGGCCTACCTGCCGACAGTCGACGTCGAGGCCTCATTCGGTGCACAATATATCGACCGTCCCAATTCGCTCGAAGTGACCGACAACCGGGAATGGCGCAATGCTCGTGAAGCGACGCTGATCGCCAGACAGGTCTTTTTCGACGGCTTTGCGCGTGCAAACGAAATTTATCGGCAATCAGCGCGTATCGACGGGTCCGCAGCCAGGGTGATGGAACGTGCGGAGCTGACCGGGCTCGATGCAGCCGAGGCCTTTCTGGATGTTTTTCGGCATCACAGGATCTTGCGCGCTGCCGACGACAATATCCGGGAACATGTGCGTCTGCTCGGCATCGTGCGCACCAAGGTCCAGGGCGGTTCCGCGACCGAGAGTGAATTGCGGCAGGCGGAAGAGCGGGTTGCCGCCGTCCATGCGGTGCGTGCGGATGTGCTGCGGGAGCTGGGTGCGGCGAATGCGCGGTTTCAAAGTGTCATTGGCATCGCGCCACCGACCCTCAAGGCCCCACGCCATCCAAGGTCTATGCCGAAGTCGCAGGCCAACGCGATCGCGACAGCGCGCAACAACCATCCCTCGCTCAAGGCCGGTTCCGCCGACGTGGACGCTGCAACGGCGGATTATGACAAGTCGCAATCGCCCTTCCTTCCCAGTCTGGGGGTGGAAGGACTGGCCTCGGTCGGTGAAGATCTGGACGGCACGCCGGGCCGGAACAACGAGTTCGCCGTCCGCATGACCATGTCGTGGAACCTGTTTAACGGAACGATCGACACCAATCGGCGGCGACAGCTGAACGAAAAGGTGACGGAAAGCAAGATGCAACTCGATCACCTGAGACGTTCGGTCGACGAGACCGTTCGCAGGTCCTGGAGCGACATCATCGCCAATGACATCCGTTTGAAGGCCTTGCGCGATCAGACGGTTGCGGCGGAAGCGGTGATCGAGAGCTATGAAAAGGAATATGAGGCAGGCCTCCGCGATCTTCTGGATCTGCTGATCGCGCAGAATTCGGCCTTTACCGCACGTGTTCAGCTGATCAGTTCCGAAACCATATCCGTGTTTTCCCGCTACCGCCTTCTGGCATCCACGGGCAGTCTGCTCGCCGCCGTCGGAGTTTCCGCGCCGCTGGAAGGCGCGCCCGGCTCGGAAGAGGTTCCCTGGTTCGTCGGTTCCCGGGGGCTGATCGAACCATTGCGCAAGTGGTGA